In the genome of Veillonellales bacterium, one region contains:
- the spoIIIAD gene encoding stage III sporulation protein AD, producing MEIIQIIGMGFVVTLLILIIKRDKPEIAVQLSLALITIIFLLILNKINVVLTLFRDLAEKANISSMYLNTILKIIGIAYITEFGAQVCRDAGEGAIAGKIEFAGKVFVMVMAIPIIALVLDTIIKLIP from the coding sequence ATGGAAATCATTCAAATTATTGGGATGGGATTTGTTGTTACCCTACTTATCTTGATTATTAAACGGGATAAACCGGAAATTGCGGTACAATTAAGCCTTGCTCTAATTACAATTATCTTCTTGCTGATTCTTAATAAAATTAATGTTGTGCTTACTTTATTTCGTGATTTAGCCGAAAAGGCCAATATTAGCTCCATGTATTTGAACACCATTTTAAAAATTATTGGGATTGCCTATATTACGGAATTTGGCGCTCAGGTTTGCCGGGATGCCGGAGAAGGGGCAATTGCCGGTAAAATTGAATTTGCCGGTAAGGTTTTTGTAATGGTTATGGCCATACCGATCATCGCCCTGGTATTAGATACGATTATAAAATTGATTCCATAG
- the spoIIIAC gene encoding stage III sporulation protein AC, translating to MGLDLLFKIAGVGILVSVFHTALKQAGKEDMAHLCTLAGFAIVLLWVVQLLGRLFTTVQDVFKLF from the coding sequence ATGGGATTGGACCTATTATTTAAAATTGCGGGAGTAGGAATTTTAGTATCGGTATTTCATACTGCTTTAAAACAGGCAGGCAAGGAAGATATGGCGCATTTGTGTACCCTGGCCGGGTTTGCCATCGTTTTGTTGTGGGTCGTACAGCTGTTGGGCCGGTTATTTACTACAGTGCAGGATGTTTTCAAGCTGTTTTAA
- the spoIIIAA gene encoding stage III sporulation protein AA, translated as MTNIINIMENYIYPVLPPVLIAVLRKVPLEVMSQLTEIRLRAERPLLLVLGATDMLLDNKGCPVAEPNKAFYCSREDIHRALQLISKNSLYAYEHELRMGFITIKGGHRIGLAGQAVLDYEQLKTLNNICSMNIRLAREIKGCADTVLPFIVEGNKRVRSTLIISPPRCGKTTMLRDIVRQISTGNIKYNFPGQQVGLVDERSEVAACENGVPTVDLGQRIDVLDGCPKATGMLMLIRSMSPAVVVTDELGRQEDAAAVREALNAGVSVIATVHGRDVAEVKERPFIGQLIIEKYFERYVVLCNKPVIGTIAEIIDAKQNTILFPERSVVKQCG; from the coding sequence ATGACCAATATTATCAATATAATGGAAAATTATATCTATCCGGTACTTCCCCCGGTTCTGATTGCTGTTTTACGTAAGGTGCCGCTTGAGGTGATGAGCCAGTTGACGGAAATCCGTTTACGGGCAGAACGACCGTTATTGCTGGTATTAGGTGCTACGGATATGCTACTTGATAATAAAGGCTGCCCGGTTGCTGAACCGAACAAGGCGTTTTATTGCAGCAGAGAAGATATTCATCGCGCCCTGCAGCTTATCAGCAAAAATTCATTATATGCTTATGAGCACGAATTAAGGATGGGATTTATTACCATTAAAGGAGGGCATCGCATTGGTTTAGCAGGACAGGCTGTCCTGGATTATGAGCAGCTCAAGACATTAAACAACATTTGTTCTATGAATATTCGTCTGGCGAGAGAAATAAAGGGATGTGCCGACACCGTCCTTCCCTTTATTGTTGAAGGCAATAAGCGAGTCAGGAGTACTTTAATTATTTCTCCACCCCGTTGTGGTAAGACAACCATGTTACGGGATATAGTGCGGCAGATTAGCACAGGCAATATAAAATATAATTTTCCCGGACAGCAGGTAGGCTTAGTGGACGAACGATCAGAGGTTGCTGCTTGCGAAAATGGTGTTCCCACTGTTGATTTGGGACAACGTATTGATGTGCTGGATGGCTGCCCAAAAGCAACCGGTATGCTGATGTTAATTCGCTCTATGTCACCGGCAGTGGTTGTGACCGACGAATTGGGCCGGCAAGAAGATGCCGCTGCCGTGCGAGAGGCTTTAAATGCCGGCGTAAGTGTGATTGCGACAGTGCATGGACGGGATGTTGCCGAGGTGAAGGAACGTCCGTTTATCGGCCAACTGATTATAGAAAAATATTTTGAGCGCTATGTTGTTTTATGTAATAAACCGGTAATTGGTACGATAGCAGAGATTATCGACGCCAAACAAAATACAATTTTATTTCCGGAAAGAAGTGTGGTAAAGCAATGTGGCTAA
- a CDS encoding CD1247 N-terminal domain-containing protein: protein MGNMKEKVAYLQGLTRGLNVSDTSSEGKLLLNIVDVMDDMAEEFDNMNSVQEDLGNYVETIDEDLTDLEEEIYEETYEDDEFIEVECPFCHEAVAFESELLDEKDAVEVTCPHCGEVVYDNAIDEDDIDVNDSSVENEFRHGLHPGI from the coding sequence ATGGGAAATATGAAAGAAAAAGTTGCCTACTTGCAGGGGTTGACCAGAGGTCTTAATGTTAGTGATACTTCTTCTGAAGGGAAACTACTGTTGAATATTGTAGATGTAATGGATGATATGGCAGAAGAATTCGACAATATGAACTCTGTACAGGAAGATTTGGGGAATTATGTAGAGACCATTGACGAAGATTTAACGGATTTAGAAGAAGAAATTTACGAAGAGACATATGAGGATGATGAATTTATTGAGGTAGAATGCCCATTTTGTCATGAAGCGGTGGCGTTTGAATCCGAACTTTTAGATGAAAAGGACGCTGTCGAAGTTACTTGCCCTCACTGCGGCGAAGTTGTTTATGACAATGCAATAGACGAGGATGATATTGATGTTAATGACAGTAGTGTCGAGAATGAATTTCGCCATGGTCTTCATCCTGGCATTTAG
- the efp gene encoding elongation factor P: protein MISSNDFRTGVTIEIDNDVWQVVEFQHVKPGKGAAFVRAKLKNVRTGAVVERTFNAGEKVPKAHIDNRPMQYLYESDGTFVFMDNETYDQIELNAEQLGDATKFIKENMDIAVNFFQGNVIGVDIPNSVELVVVETDPGIRGDTATGGNKTAKLETGYVVRVPLFINIGDVLRIDTRSGEYIERA, encoded by the coding sequence ATGATTTCAAGTAATGACTTTCGTACCGGGGTAACGATTGAAATTGACAACGACGTGTGGCAAGTGGTGGAATTTCAGCACGTTAAACCCGGTAAAGGCGCCGCTTTTGTCCGCGCTAAGCTGAAAAATGTACGTACTGGTGCTGTTGTTGAACGTACCTTTAATGCCGGCGAAAAGGTGCCGAAAGCGCATATCGACAATCGTCCGATGCAATATTTATATGAAAGCGATGGCACATTTGTATTCATGGATAATGAAACTTATGACCAGATTGAGTTAAATGCGGAACAACTGGGAGATGCTACAAAATTCATAAAGGAAAATATGGATATTGCCGTAAACTTTTTCCAAGGAAATGTCATCGGGGTTGACATACCGAATTCGGTGGAACTGGTTGTAGTGGAAACGGATCCTGGAATTCGCGGCGATACCGCAACTGGGGGCAATAAAACGGCAAAATTGGAAACCGGCTATGTCGTTCGCGTTCCTTTATTTATTAATATTGGCGATGTGTTGCGCATTGATACTCGCAGCGGCGAATATATCGAAAGAGCATAG
- a CDS encoding Xaa-Pro peptidase family protein, whose translation MSAEHNIKQRIARLQSFLSEQHLDGMIISRPENCRYFSGFTGSAGMLLISNSATKLLTDSRYTEQAEKQTRGYEIIQYSSNPYATLDNAIQQLQLKNVGFEQDYITYDVFSKMRAILTKAVLVPSRVNHLRMVKDADELAAIKKAVAIADAAFENILTFIRPDMSEQDISFELEFQMRRLGAEKMAFDMIVASGQRGALPHGAPSAKKIVPGEMITMDFGAVYQGYHSDITRTIVVGQATPKQRKIYDLVLAAQLTGIQATRAGLLGSEVDAKARQVIEAAGYGDFFGHGLGHSVGLTIHEEPRLSPSNTDTQLRENMVVTVEPGIYLPGWGGVRIEDTVVVSAAGCEVLTASSKELKEING comes from the coding sequence TTGTCCGCGGAGCATAATATAAAGCAGAGAATAGCGAGATTGCAATCATTTTTAAGCGAACAGCATTTAGATGGCATGATTATCAGCCGACCGGAGAATTGCCGGTATTTTAGCGGCTTTACCGGTTCCGCTGGCATGCTGCTGATTAGTAATTCGGCCACCAAATTGTTAACTGATTCCCGCTATACGGAGCAGGCGGAAAAGCAGACTCGCGGTTATGAAATCATTCAATATAGCAGCAATCCCTATGCGACGTTAGACAATGCAATTCAGCAATTGCAGCTGAAAAACGTAGGCTTTGAACAAGATTACATCACTTATGATGTTTTTAGCAAAATGAGGGCTATTCTGACAAAAGCGGTATTAGTACCGTCCAGGGTGAATCATTTGCGAATGGTGAAGGATGCCGATGAACTGGCCGCTATCAAAAAGGCGGTAGCAATTGCCGATGCTGCTTTTGAAAATATATTAACTTTTATCCGGCCGGATATGAGCGAACAGGATATTTCCTTTGAATTAGAATTTCAGATGCGCCGACTGGGTGCCGAAAAAATGGCGTTTGATATGATTGTTGCTTCCGGACAGCGGGGCGCACTTCCCCATGGAGCACCGTCAGCTAAGAAAATTGTACCGGGCGAAATGATTACTATGGATTTTGGCGCCGTATATCAGGGATATCATTCCGACATTACCCGGACAATAGTGGTTGGTCAGGCGACGCCGAAACAGCGGAAAATATATGATCTGGTTTTAGCTGCCCAGTTAACTGGCATTCAGGCAACCAGGGCCGGATTACTTGGTTCTGAAGTGGATGCCAAGGCTAGGCAGGTGATTGAGGCAGCCGGTTACGGTGACTTTTTCGGTCATGGATTGGGACACAGTGTAGGCCTTACCATTCATGAAGAACCAAGACTATCACCATCCAATACCGATACGCAGTTACGTGAAAACATGGTGGTTACCGTGGAACCTGGTATTTATCTGCCTGGATGGGGCGGAGTTCGAATTGAAGATACTGTGGTAGTTTCTGCTGCGGGATGTGAGGTTCTTACTGCCAGCAGCAAAGAATTAAAAGAAATTAATGGGTAA
- the aroQ gene encoding type II 3-dehydroquinate dehydratase, translating into MGEDRPRILLIHGPNLNLLGKREPQIYGTLTLDEINAKILQQAQQLAMDIEVMQTNHEGVMIDRIQQAEPDGFDCIILNAAAFTHYSIAVRDALASISVPAIEVHLSNIHKREEFRHHSVIAPVVYGQICGFGADSYILALEEAARIVRGA; encoded by the coding sequence ATGGGGGAAGATAGGCCGCGTATATTATTGATTCACGGGCCTAATTTGAATTTATTAGGGAAGCGTGAACCCCAGATTTACGGTACATTGACACTGGATGAAATCAACGCGAAGATTTTGCAGCAGGCACAACAACTGGCAATGGATATTGAAGTGATGCAAACGAATCATGAAGGGGTTATGATTGATCGTATTCAGCAGGCTGAGCCGGACGGGTTTGACTGTATTATTCTAAATGCGGCGGCTTTTACTCACTACAGCATTGCCGTGCGCGATGCGTTGGCGTCTATTTCTGTTCCTGCCATTGAAGTGCATCTGTCGAATATTCATAAACGGGAAGAATTTCGGCATCATTCCGTGATCGCACCTGTGGTTTACGGTCAGATCTGCGGATTTGGTGCCGATAGTTATATCTTGGCATTGGAGGAGGCGGCGCGAATTGTCCGCGGAGCATAA
- a CDS encoding TldD/PmbA family protein produces MEYLSLANAAVQIAKRMGSYAAEAYVLDAKSLTIEVANNELETLKFSEDRGIGLRVISDRGTVGFAYSTNFNQLGDLAGQALANSQYSFTDPYHGLPQNVSTNFEIQLWNETIAAATVEEKIEMAKQIEQSAQAADSRITRTERCGYEDAAYGVALANSNGLAHYYRSGYCGLYGVVLAEQNGDVQTGTGLLYTRNFAKLNPEEVGKEAAWNAGLLLGAKRIHTVKAAVVLPPYIAASFCSVLIPALCADSVQKGRSIFKNKLGQKVVSSLFTLTDDGRLADGIATCPVDGEGVPTGKHDLIIDGVLNQYLYNTYTAKKDGVSSTGNGMRGSFKTMPEVGPTNIYIQPGTTPREKLIAEVQNGFYVTNVMGMHTANPISGDFSVGAAGVWIKNGQMTQPVRGVAIAGNILDLFAGIDGVGNDLRFFGAKGAPTLRLDRVTVSGS; encoded by the coding sequence TTGGAATATCTTTCGTTAGCAAACGCAGCGGTACAGATAGCGAAACGAATGGGCAGCTATGCAGCAGAGGCATATGTGCTGGACGCAAAATCCCTGACGATCGAAGTAGCTAATAATGAATTGGAAACGTTAAAATTTTCCGAGGACAGGGGGATAGGACTGCGGGTTATCTCGGATAGAGGTACTGTGGGATTTGCCTATTCCACTAATTTTAATCAATTGGGGGATTTGGCAGGTCAGGCACTGGCTAATAGTCAGTATAGCTTTACCGATCCATATCATGGATTACCGCAGAATGTTTCGACAAATTTTGAAATCCAGCTTTGGAATGAAACGATTGCTGCTGCCACAGTAGAAGAAAAAATAGAAATGGCAAAACAAATCGAGCAGTCGGCGCAAGCTGCCGATTCCCGGATTACTCGTACTGAGCGCTGCGGTTATGAAGATGCGGCATACGGGGTTGCTTTGGCCAATAGCAATGGATTGGCCCATTATTATCGTTCAGGCTATTGCGGGCTGTATGGAGTAGTGCTGGCAGAACAGAACGGTGATGTCCAGACTGGTACCGGACTCCTCTATACAAGAAATTTTGCGAAACTCAATCCCGAAGAAGTTGGTAAAGAAGCGGCCTGGAACGCCGGATTGCTGCTGGGGGCAAAAAGAATTCATACCGTTAAGGCGGCAGTGGTACTGCCGCCTTATATTGCTGCCAGTTTTTGTTCTGTCCTCATACCCGCTCTTTGTGCCGATTCCGTTCAAAAAGGGCGGTCAATTTTCAAAAACAAACTGGGTCAAAAAGTGGTTTCTTCCTTGTTTACCCTTACCGATGACGGAAGGCTGGCGGATGGAATTGCTACCTGCCCGGTTGATGGGGAGGGTGTTCCGACGGGAAAACATGATTTGATTATTGACGGGGTGCTGAATCAATATCTATATAATACGTATACTGCGAAAAAGGATGGCGTCAGCAGTACCGGAAATGGTATGCGCGGTTCTTTTAAAACTATGCCGGAGGTCGGCCCAACCAATATTTATATTCAACCAGGCACTACGCCCCGCGAGAAATTGATCGCCGAGGTCCAAAACGGATTCTATGTTACTAACGTTATGGGAATGCATACGGCAAATCCTATTTCCGGTGATTTTTCTGTCGGGGCTGCCGGTGTTTGGATCAAAAACGGTCAAATGACACAGCCAGTGCGGGGAGTTGCTATTGCCGGTAATATTTTAGATTTATTTGCAGGCATTGACGGGGTTGGGAACGATTTACGATTCTTCGGTGCAAAAGGCGCACCAACTCTCCGCCTTGATCGTGTGACCGTTAGCGGTAGTTAA
- a CDS encoding penicillin-binding protein 2: MERLRIGKLLLFFLLISTLLIGRLFYLQIFTGQRLAVLGLSSRVQEIPVEVARGEIVDRNGVPLTNTTQRFSIVVFPAQVQDMNTTAGSLADITGQDPQRIAARISEHGSPFKLKTDIDLLTAKKINGLNIPGVVAVTEKLRYGYSSLAAHITGYINTADNKGVSGIEAMYDDVLRGNQPEYAAALVDAGQQIIPGLGYKRMRFLNGSGPNNVVLTLDTHIQKIVEESMDRHMKMGAVIVLRSSTGEVLAMASRPNFDANYIDEYLSHDSAPLLNRAVSAFQPGSVFKLAVAAAALENELVRPNEIFYDPGYIDVNKLRFNGWDFDRGGRGRLTFTEAMAYSSNPVFIEVGLRLGGERLVSFAQKLGFGHRTKLDFDGEAEGNLPSPENLYPGELANFAIGQGTLEASPIQMASLVATIANNGVKVDPYLVGKITNSAGVVIHNDHVSQGTRVLSKQTAKEIREMMTAVTHYGTGQAAYVENYGSAGKTGSAETGRQNSRGQGINHAWFAGYAPLNNPQYVMVVLVEEGMSGGDVAAPIFREIMTAILSQS; the protein is encoded by the coding sequence ATGGAAAGATTACGTATTGGCAAACTGTTGCTTTTTTTTCTGCTCATTAGTACATTGTTGATTGGGCGGTTGTTTTATCTACAAATTTTTACCGGTCAGAGGTTAGCGGTTTTAGGGTTAAGCAGCCGGGTGCAGGAAATTCCGGTGGAGGTCGCCAGAGGAGAAATTGTTGATCGAAACGGCGTACCCCTAACAAACACAACCCAGCGTTTCAGTATCGTTGTTTTTCCGGCCCAGGTACAGGATATGAATACCACAGCCGGCAGTCTGGCGGATATTACCGGTCAGGACCCGCAGCGTATCGCCGCTAGAATTTCCGAACATGGCTCGCCATTTAAACTTAAGACGGATATTGATTTGTTAACTGCAAAAAAAATTAATGGATTAAATATCCCGGGAGTGGTAGCAGTCACTGAAAAGCTGCGCTACGGTTATAGTTCGTTGGCAGCTCATATAACCGGCTATATCAATACGGCCGACAATAAAGGAGTCAGCGGTATTGAGGCAATGTATGATGATGTGCTTAGGGGAAATCAGCCGGAATATGCAGCTGCTTTGGTTGACGCAGGTCAGCAGATTATTCCCGGCTTAGGATATAAAAGAATGCGGTTCTTAAATGGCAGCGGGCCCAATAATGTAGTCCTCACTCTCGATACTCATATACAAAAAATAGTGGAAGAGTCTATGGACCGTCACATGAAAATGGGTGCGGTTATTGTTTTACGTTCATCAACAGGCGAGGTTTTGGCTATGGCATCTCGGCCAAATTTTGATGCCAATTATATTGATGAGTATCTTTCGCATGATTCTGCTCCCTTGCTTAACCGTGCCGTGTCAGCCTTTCAGCCGGGGTCGGTCTTTAAGCTGGCGGTAGCAGCGGCTGCATTAGAAAATGAATTGGTACGGCCTAATGAAATATTTTATGATCCCGGGTATATTGATGTAAATAAATTACGCTTTAATGGCTGGGATTTTGATCGCGGCGGTCGGGGACGTCTTACTTTTACTGAAGCAATGGCTTATTCCAGCAATCCTGTGTTTATTGAGGTCGGATTACGGCTGGGAGGGGAAAGACTGGTATCCTTTGCGCAAAAGTTAGGTTTTGGTCACCGTACCAAATTGGATTTTGACGGTGAGGCAGAAGGAAATTTACCTTCCCCGGAGAATCTTTATCCGGGAGAACTTGCAAATTTTGCAATCGGGCAGGGTACTTTGGAGGCCTCGCCAATACAAATGGCATCATTGGTTGCTACTATCGCCAATAATGGTGTAAAAGTGGATCCCTATCTGGTTGGCAAGATTACCAATTCTGCGGGTGTCGTGATTCATAATGATCATGTTTCCCAGGGCACTCGGGTTTTATCGAAGCAGACCGCTAAAGAAATTCGGGAAATGATGACGGCAGTAACTCATTATGGAACCGGACAGGCAGCTTATGTGGAAAATTATGGCTCGGCAGGTAAGACCGGCTCAGCGGAAACCGGGCGGCAGAATAGCAGGGGGCAGGGAATTAATCATGCTTGGTTTGCCGGGTATGCGCCATTGAATAATCCACAATATGTTATGGTTGTGCTTGTAGAGGAAGGGATGTCAGGTGGTGATGTAGCCGCGCCGATCTTCCGGGAAATCATGACTGCAATTTTATCCCAATCATAA
- a CDS encoding DUF4911 domain-containing protein, translated as MTEKIYIQVEPQVINYVNRIMEGYEYLGVVSTVNKAEGILLVRVTPDTAGEVKEILNHLAVKITYFDSDTDR; from the coding sequence ATGACGGAAAAAATTTATATTCAGGTCGAGCCTCAAGTGATAAATTATGTGAATCGGATTATGGAGGGATATGAATATTTAGGGGTAGTTAGTACTGTGAATAAGGCAGAGGGTATCCTTTTGGTCAGAGTTACACCGGACACAGCTGGAGAAGTGAAGGAAATTTTAAATCATCTGGCAGTGAAGATTACCTATTTTGATTCCGACACGGATAGGTAG
- a CDS encoding U32 family peptidase has protein sequence MKKPELLAPAGNWEKMKMALLYGADAVYLGGKSFGLRAFSDNFSAEEMRKGVDFAHHLRKKVYITVNIFPHNDDLAELSGYLRFLRDCQVDGIIIADLGVYRIAHAVVPELPVHVSTQANNTNWSSVLFWQELGVRRVVLARELSLSEIAAIRDKVSVELEAFVHGAMCISYSGRCLLSNYLAERDSNRGECAQPCRWKYSLTEEKRPGQFFPIAEDERGSYIFNSKDLCLLPYLPELIQSGLNSFKIEGRMKSVHYVATVTKVYREAIDAYMEAPDKFAVRQEWLEELNKISHRAYTSGFYFKQTSKDDQIYGSSSYTQTHDFVGLVQTYDPLTGMADVEQRNNMKTGETIEVMQPGQPNFTQVISKMQDPAGNTMAVAPHPQQLVRMPMGRPVVKYAMLRRRVQ, from the coding sequence GTGAAAAAACCTGAATTATTGGCACCGGCCGGCAACTGGGAAAAAATGAAGATGGCGTTGCTCTATGGTGCCGATGCTGTATATCTAGGCGGAAAATCATTTGGGTTAAGGGCTTTTAGCGATAATTTTTCCGCAGAGGAAATGCGGAAAGGAGTCGATTTTGCCCATCATCTCCGCAAAAAAGTATATATTACTGTAAATATTTTTCCCCATAACGACGATTTGGCGGAACTTTCCGGATATCTTCGTTTCCTCAGGGACTGCCAGGTGGATGGAATTATTATCGCTGATTTGGGCGTATACCGGATTGCCCATGCAGTAGTACCCGAATTACCCGTCCATGTCAGTACGCAGGCAAATAACACGAATTGGTCGTCGGTACTATTCTGGCAGGAACTTGGCGTGCGCCGGGTTGTTCTTGCCCGGGAACTGTCATTGTCGGAAATAGCAGCTATCCGGGACAAAGTGAGTGTTGAACTGGAGGCTTTTGTCCATGGCGCGATGTGCATTTCTTATTCCGGGCGCTGCCTGCTGAGTAATTATCTGGCGGAGCGCGATTCCAACCGAGGTGAATGTGCTCAGCCTTGCCGCTGGAAATACTCTTTGACGGAAGAAAAGCGACCGGGACAATTTTTCCCTATCGCGGAAGATGAACGCGGCAGTTATATTTTTAATTCAAAGGACTTATGTTTATTGCCTTATTTGCCTGAGCTTATTCAAAGTGGGCTGAACAGCTTTAAGATTGAAGGGCGAATGAAAAGCGTGCATTATGTAGCCACTGTGACTAAAGTGTATCGCGAAGCTATTGATGCGTATATGGAGGCTCCCGATAAGTTTGCAGTACGCCAAGAATGGTTGGAAGAGTTGAATAAGATTTCTCATCGTGCTTATACCAGCGGATTTTATTTTAAGCAAACCAGTAAGGATGATCAGATTTATGGCTCTTCCTCTTATACACAAACCCATGATTTTGTCGGTTTGGTGCAGACGTATGATCCGTTGACCGGGATGGCTGACGTTGAACAGCGCAACAATATGAAAACAGGTGAAACCATTGAGGTGATGCAGCCCGGTCAGCCTAATTTTACTCAGGTTATCAGTAAAATGCAGGATCCCGCGGGAAATACTATGGCAGTGGCGCCGCATCCCCAGCAGCTTGTCAGGATGCCTATGGGCCGGCCGGTGGTTAAATATGCGATGCTACGGCGAAGGGTGCAATAA
- a CDS encoding O-methyltransferase — translation MKETSLLSQMEQYALQYRVPIISPAGASLLVETVRRRRPSSVLEIGTAIGYSTLLIAAQLPSQAKIVTIEQNPERARLARQYLRQAGKLDQVTILIDDAGEAIPRLDRTFDFVFIDAAKGQYLDYLQKVVDKLMARAVVIADNIFFRGLVEENMEPPRRYRTIVKRLRQYIDFVTMDQRFITDFYHVGDGIAVSNYQGERRQ, via the coding sequence ATGAAGGAAACAAGTTTGTTGTCGCAAATGGAACAGTACGCTTTACAATATCGGGTTCCCATCATTAGTCCGGCTGGGGCAAGTCTTTTGGTAGAAACAGTGAGGCGGCGGCGGCCTTCCTCAGTATTGGAGATAGGAACGGCCATCGGCTATTCTACCTTATTGATTGCTGCTCAGTTACCGTCTCAGGCAAAAATTGTGACGATAGAGCAAAATCCGGAGCGAGCGAGGTTAGCCCGGCAATATCTAAGACAAGCTGGTAAATTAGACCAGGTGACTATTCTTATCGACGATGCGGGAGAGGCAATACCACGCTTAGACCGTACTTTTGATTTTGTTTTTATTGATGCGGCTAAAGGACAGTATCTTGATTATTTGCAAAAGGTAGTGGATAAGTTAATGGCGCGAGCCGTTGTTATTGCCGATAATATATTCTTTCGCGGGTTAGTAGAAGAAAATATGGAACCGCCCCGCCGCTATCGGACGATCGTAAAACGATTGCGGCAATATATTGATTTTGTTACTATGGATCAACGTTTTATAACCGATTTCTATCACGTTGGTGACGGTATCGCCGTTTCGAACTATCAAGGAGAGCGCAGACAGTGA
- the mltG gene encoding endolytic transglycosylase MltG: protein MQQYNTTTVKWLIVVMTTIIIIVSTVYEGRVTPVAASISNPVIITVQPGMSANEIGNLLYERGLIQSVMVFHLAAKMHNLENSLQAGEYAFTREMSVQQIVARLAKGETAYRQITIPEGYSVEQIARLVEEKNLGSSEKFKAAARDYTPYAYMATANTGVTYKSEGYIFPDTYRIARGTTEEQLLSMMVSQFDEQFTPVMRARVKELGLSIREVVILASLVEKEAQLAQDRPLIAGAFFNRIRQDMPLQSCATIQYILGYPKAELSIEDTMIASPYNTYQNKGLPPGPIANPGKAAIQAVLYPAVTDYLYFVADKQGAHHFSRTYEEHLAAIEQVRK, encoded by the coding sequence ATGCAGCAGTATAATACGACTACAGTAAAATGGCTCATAGTGGTAATGACAACGATTATAATTATAGTCAGCACCGTGTATGAGGGAAGGGTGACGCCGGTTGCTGCCAGTATTTCAAATCCGGTCATTATAACCGTACAGCCGGGAATGTCGGCTAATGAAATTGGCAATTTGTTATATGAACGAGGACTGATTCAAAGTGTGATGGTTTTTCATCTGGCGGCAAAGATGCATAACCTGGAGAATTCTTTACAAGCCGGAGAGTATGCATTTACCAGGGAGATGTCTGTGCAGCAGATTGTAGCCAGGCTTGCCAAAGGAGAAACGGCTTATCGACAGATTACGATACCGGAAGGTTACAGCGTTGAGCAAATTGCCAGGCTGGTAGAGGAGAAAAATTTAGGCAGCAGTGAAAAATTTAAAGCGGCGGCCCGGGATTATACTCCTTATGCGTATATGGCGACGGCTAATACAGGAGTTACTTATAAGTCGGAAGGCTATATTTTCCCTGATACCTACCGCATTGCCCGGGGGACAACGGAAGAGCAGCTGTTATCAATGATGGTCAGTCAGTTTGATGAGCAGTTTACGCCGGTAATGCGGGCAAGAGTTAAAGAATTAGGGCTATCGATACGAGAAGTTGTCATATTGGCTTCTTTAGTAGAGAAGGAGGCTCAATTGGCACAGGATCGTCCCCTTATCGCCGGTGCCTTTTTTAATCGTATCCGGCAAGATATGCCGCTGCAGTCCTGCGCAACGATTCAGTATATTTTAGGTTATCCTAAAGCGGAATTGTCAATTGAGGATACGATGATTGCTTCACCGTACAATACTTATCAAAATAAAGGGCTTCCTCCCGGGCCTATTGCTAACCCGGGAAAGGCGGCGATTCAGGCTGTTTTGTATCCGGCTGTGACAGATTACCTTTATTTTGTGGCGGATAAGCAAGGAGCGCATCATTTTAGCCGGACATATGAAGAGCATCTGGCGGCGATTGAGCAGGTACGTAAATAA